A portion of the Bacteroidota bacterium genome contains these proteins:
- a CDS encoding ferrous iron transport protein A — MVLRIDDPQLKLALLRIGLLEGDKLILTEQAPLGGPLAFKVRGGKIAMRRSDAARVQIKLLA; from the coding sequence TTGGTACTTCGAATTGATGACCCGCAGCTCAAGCTTGCTTTGTTGCGCATCGGTTTGTTGGAGGGCGACAAACTCATCCTGACCGAGCAGGCTCCCTTGGGTGGACCCTTGGCCTTCAAGGTACGCGGCGGAAAAATTGCCATGCGGCGTTCGGATGCTGCGAGGGTTCAAATCAAACTGCTTGCATGA